One window of Xanthomonas sp. 10-10 genomic DNA carries:
- a CDS encoding LysE/ArgO family amino acid transporter yields the protein MFLQAVIAGFIASAGLIIAIGAQNAFVLRQGLQRQHVGLVVAICAFGDIALIVLGVAGIGVLVTQWPDLLQLLRYAGAAFLAAYGALAARRAWRGTSGLAPSQGGAQRWQRAMLTCLAFTFLNPHVYLDTMLLLGSLAARYPGQLRWAFASGACLASIAWFSGLGYGARLLQPAFRDPRAWRLLDAAIAGFMLVLCALLLLPSQSLT from the coding sequence GTGTTCCTTCAAGCCGTCATCGCTGGTTTCATCGCCAGCGCAGGTCTCATCATCGCAATCGGGGCGCAGAACGCATTCGTGCTGCGGCAGGGACTGCAGCGCCAGCATGTCGGTCTGGTGGTGGCGATCTGCGCGTTCGGCGACATCGCGCTGATCGTGCTGGGCGTGGCCGGGATTGGCGTACTGGTGACGCAGTGGCCGGACTTGCTGCAGCTACTTCGCTATGCGGGAGCTGCATTTCTCGCGGCATATGGCGCGTTGGCTGCACGCAGGGCCTGGCGTGGCACCAGCGGGTTGGCACCGTCGCAGGGCGGCGCCCAGCGTTGGCAACGCGCCATGCTGACGTGCCTGGCATTTACCTTTCTCAACCCGCATGTCTATCTGGACACGATGCTGCTGCTGGGCAGTCTGGCCGCGCGTTACCCGGGCCAGTTGCGCTGGGCATTCGCTTCGGGGGCGTGCCTGGCCAGCATCGCCTGGTTTTCCGGTCTGGGCTATGGCGCGCGTTTGCTGCAGCCGGCCTTTCGCGATCCGCGCGCGTGGCGTCTGCTGGATGCTGCGATCGCAGGATTCATGCTGGTGCTGTGCGCACTGTTGTTGCTGCCTTCGCAGTCGCTCACCTGA
- a CDS encoding LysR family transcriptional regulator ArgP, producing MDLLHPQLAAFAAVLEEGSFDTAAQRLSVTPSAISQRVKALEDRLGQVLVIRKAPCRPTPAGERLLRRVKPMQVLESEAIADFLPGDSSVGHPRTLSIAVNDDSLQTWLLAALSALHQAHGFLFDVQMDDQDHTLELLRAGSVLGAVTSERKPLQGCNVHALGVMRYHAVASAAFVQTHFKDGFTAASLGHAPMLVFNRKDALQARFVKRITRTQLAPPTHYLPTSTGFVEAAARGLGWCLAPESMVTPAARSKQIVIVDPTRWLDVPLYWQYAAVGSSALQQLSQALREAAATSLRGGRSFAAA from the coding sequence ATGGATCTTCTGCATCCGCAACTGGCTGCATTCGCTGCCGTTCTTGAGGAAGGCAGCTTCGATACCGCTGCGCAACGGCTGTCGGTGACGCCGTCGGCGATTTCGCAACGGGTCAAGGCGCTGGAAGACCGGCTCGGTCAGGTGCTGGTGATCCGGAAAGCCCCTTGCCGCCCCACTCCCGCCGGCGAACGCCTGCTACGCAGGGTGAAGCCGATGCAGGTGCTGGAATCCGAAGCGATCGCCGACTTCCTTCCCGGCGACAGCAGCGTTGGGCACCCACGTACCCTTTCCATCGCGGTCAACGACGATTCGCTGCAGACCTGGTTGCTGGCGGCGCTGTCTGCCTTGCATCAGGCACACGGGTTTCTCTTCGATGTGCAGATGGACGACCAGGACCATACTCTTGAGTTATTGCGTGCGGGCAGCGTGCTGGGCGCAGTCACCTCAGAGCGCAAGCCGTTGCAGGGCTGCAATGTGCATGCGCTGGGCGTGATGCGTTATCACGCCGTCGCGTCGGCTGCCTTTGTCCAGACGCACTTCAAGGACGGCTTCACTGCCGCTTCGCTGGGCCACGCGCCCATGCTGGTATTCAATCGCAAGGACGCGCTGCAGGCGCGTTTCGTCAAACGCATTACCCGCACGCAACTGGCTCCACCGACACATTACCTGCCCACCTCGACCGGTTTCGTCGAAGCTGCTGCGCGCGGACTCGGATGGTGTCTGGCGCCGGAGTCGATGGTGACGCCAGCCGCTCGCAGCAAGCAGATCGTCATCGTCGACCCAACCCGCTGGCTCGATGTTCCGTTGTACTGGCAATACGCCGCAGTGGGCTCGAGCGCTCTGCAGCAACTCAGTCAGGCGCTACGCGAGGCAGCCGCGACGAGTTTGCGTGGAGGCAGAAGCTTCGCAGCGGCATGA
- the queC gene encoding 7-cyano-7-deazaguanine synthase QueC produces the protein MKKAVVLLSGGMDSAAVIALAQEQGFAVYALSVRYGQRHTSELDAAARVAAAQGVVAHKVVDVDLRSIGGSALTDDIEVPDAGGDGIPVTYVPARNTIMLSLALGWAEVVGANDLFCGVNAVDYSGYPDCRPEFVRAFEVLANLATKAGVEGAGLRVHAPLQFLSKADIVREGVRLGVDFGLTVSCYRADAAGRACGHCDACRLRAAGFADAGVQDPTHYTISS, from the coding sequence ATGAAAAAAGCTGTCGTTCTGTTGTCCGGAGGCATGGACTCCGCCGCCGTCATTGCGCTCGCGCAGGAGCAGGGCTTTGCCGTGTACGCGCTGAGCGTGCGCTACGGTCAACGTCATACCTCCGAGCTGGATGCCGCCGCACGCGTTGCCGCAGCGCAGGGCGTGGTCGCGCACAAGGTGGTCGACGTGGATCTGCGCAGCATCGGCGGCTCGGCGCTCACCGACGACATCGAGGTGCCGGACGCAGGCGGCGATGGCATTCCGGTCACCTATGTACCGGCCCGCAACACCATCATGCTGTCGCTGGCGCTGGGCTGGGCCGAAGTGGTCGGCGCCAACGACCTGTTCTGCGGCGTCAATGCGGTGGATTACTCCGGCTATCCCGACTGCCGTCCCGAGTTCGTACGCGCCTTCGAAGTGCTGGCCAACCTCGCCACCAAGGCCGGTGTGGAGGGCGCCGGGCTGCGCGTGCACGCGCCGCTGCAGTTCCTCAGCAAGGCCGACATCGTGCGCGAAGGCGTGCGCCTGGGCGTGGACTTCGGCCTGACCGTGTCCTGCTACCGCGCCGACGCCGCCGGCCGCGCCTGCGGCCACTGCGACGCCTGCCGGCTGCGCGCCGCCGGCTTCGCCGATGCCGGCGTTCAGGACCCCACGCATTACACGATTTCGTCTTGA
- the queE gene encoding 7-carboxy-7-deazaguanine synthase QueE, translating to MNAAAVPSEIVQSPLPRLKITEIFLSLQGEAEAAGWPTVFVRLTGCPLRCTYCDTAYAFHGGQWHDIDTIVAEVTSHGVRHVCVTGGEPLAQKRCLVLLQKLCDAGFDVSLETSGALDVSEVDARVSRVVDIKTPASGEAQRNRWDNLALLTARDQIKFVICSRADYEWSRAIVATHALERRCTVWFSPSKGEVTPRELADWIVADRLPVRFQMQLHKILWDDEPGR from the coding sequence ATGAACGCCGCCGCCGTCCCCAGCGAGATCGTCCAGTCGCCATTGCCGCGATTGAAGATCACCGAAATTTTCCTGTCCCTGCAAGGCGAAGCCGAGGCGGCTGGCTGGCCAACCGTGTTCGTGCGCCTGACCGGCTGCCCGTTGCGGTGCACCTACTGCGACACCGCCTACGCCTTCCATGGCGGCCAGTGGCATGACATCGACACGATCGTGGCCGAAGTCACCAGCCATGGCGTGCGGCACGTCTGCGTGACCGGCGGTGAGCCGCTGGCGCAAAAGCGCTGCTTGGTACTGCTGCAGAAGCTCTGCGATGCCGGCTTCGATGTCTCGCTGGAAACCTCCGGCGCACTGGATGTCTCCGAGGTCGATGCGCGCGTCTCGCGCGTGGTCGACATCAAGACCCCCGCCTCCGGCGAAGCACAGCGCAATCGCTGGGACAACCTGGCATTGCTGACCGCACGCGACCAGATCAAGTTCGTGATCTGCAGCCGCGCAGATTACGAGTGGTCGCGCGCCATCGTCGCGACGCATGCGCTCGAGCGTCGTTGCACGGTGTGGTTTTCGCCCAGCAAGGGCGAGGTCACGCCTCGGGAGCTGGCCGACTGGATCGTCGCCGATCGCCTGCCGGTGCGCTTTCAGATGCAGCTGCACAAGATCCTCTGGGACGACGAGCCGGGCCGCTAA
- the ybgF gene encoding tol-pal system protein YbgF: MRFRVTSLFVAAALVVAAPAYAQRASLADRVAVLEQQQANSQANNDLLNQLQQARSDLQALRATVEQLQHDNEQLKQQSKDQYLDLDGRLNRLEGAGGATPPLPSATGSVTPAPAPAVRPAAAATSEKPPSVHGDAGTLAISNDERTAYNVAFDALKNGKYDDASQLFLSFLELYPNGVYTPNALYWLGESYYATRNFQLAEAQFRDLVSRYPTHDKAAGGLLKLGLSQYGEGKNNEAQQTLQQVVSQYPGSDAARVAQERLQSIRLGQQLR; encoded by the coding sequence ATGCGCTTTCGAGTGACATCTCTGTTCGTCGCGGCGGCCCTTGTGGTCGCCGCGCCGGCATACGCCCAGCGAGCCAGCCTCGCTGATCGTGTGGCGGTGCTCGAGCAGCAGCAGGCCAACAGTCAGGCCAACAACGATCTCCTCAATCAGCTGCAGCAGGCGCGTTCGGACCTGCAGGCATTGCGTGCGACCGTCGAACAGCTGCAGCACGACAACGAGCAACTCAAGCAACAGTCCAAGGACCAGTATCTGGACCTGGACGGACGTCTGAACCGGTTGGAAGGTGCAGGTGGCGCAACGCCTCCACTGCCTTCTGCTACCGGCAGCGTCACCCCAGCCCCGGCTCCGGCCGTGCGGCCTGCAGCGGCGGCCACTTCCGAGAAGCCGCCGTCCGTGCATGGCGATGCAGGTACGCTGGCCATCAGCAACGATGAGCGCACTGCCTACAACGTCGCGTTCGATGCATTGAAGAACGGCAAGTACGACGACGCGTCGCAGCTGTTCCTGAGCTTTCTCGAGCTCTATCCCAATGGTGTCTACACCCCCAATGCGCTGTATTGGCTCGGTGAGAGCTATTACGCCACACGCAATTTCCAGCTTGCCGAGGCGCAGTTCCGCGACCTCGTCAGCCGCTATCCCACGCATGACAAGGCCGCTGGCGGTCTGTTGAAGCTCGGCCTGTCGCAGTACGGCGAAGGCAAGAACAACGAAGCTCAGCAAACCTTGCAGCAGGTCGTCTCGCAGTATCCCGGCTCCGATGCAGCACGTGTGGCCCAGGAACGCTTGCAGTCCATCCGCCTAGGCCAGCAACTGCGCTGA
- the pal gene encoding peptidoglycan-associated lipoprotein Pal — translation MNKSTRVLLVSLLSVAVLAGCSKKVKETPPPATDTTAGSSVPTGPSTSGLYGPGDLDTDACLRQRVVYFDLDQDSLKPEFQAIMACHAKYLRDRPSSRITLQGNADERGSREYNMGLGERRGNAVSSSLQAAGGSASQLTVVSYGEERPVCTETSESCWSQNRRVEIVYTAQ, via the coding sequence ATGAACAAGTCCACCCGCGTCTTGCTTGTCTCCCTGCTGTCCGTTGCCGTGCTGGCTGGTTGCTCGAAGAAGGTGAAGGAAACTCCGCCTCCCGCAACCGATACCACCGCCGGTTCCTCCGTTCCCACCGGCCCGTCCACCTCCGGCCTGTACGGCCCGGGCGACCTGGATACCGATGCCTGCCTGCGCCAGCGCGTGGTCTACTTCGATCTGGATCAGGACTCCCTGAAGCCGGAATTCCAGGCCATCATGGCGTGCCACGCCAAGTACCTGCGCGACCGTCCTTCCTCGCGCATCACCCTGCAGGGCAATGCTGACGAGCGCGGTTCGCGCGAGTACAACATGGGCCTGGGCGAGCGCCGCGGCAACGCTGTGTCGTCGTCGCTGCAGGCTGCCGGTGGTTCGGCCAGCCAGCTGACCGTCGTCAGCTACGGTGAAGAGCGTCCGGTCTGCACCGAAACCAGCGAAAGCTGCTGGTCGCAGAACCGTCGCGTCGAAATCGTGTACACGGCTCAGTAA
- the tolB gene encoding Tol-Pal system beta propeller repeat protein TolB: MKKPLRWLAALTALLLPLSALAQQQGLTIDIVGGSASATPITVVPMPYQGSGTAPQTDVSAVVGADLDRSGQFRTLPVAQIVEKPTRGTEVQFQTWRTLKQNYIVVGRVMDAGEGAYRVEYELFDVAKGERMLGLAMTARANAMRDVSHQMADAIYEKITGVRGAFWTRIAYVTASGKGGAMRYALMVADSDGYNPQTIVRSAEPLLSPNWSPDGKKLAYVSFERGNSSIYLQDIATGARELVSSFRGINGAPSFSPDGRRLALALSRSGNPEIYVMDLGSKQLTQLTNHFGIDTEPTWAPDGGSIYFTSDRGGRPQIYQVAASGGSANRVTFQGNYNATASVSFDGKKIAVAQGSGNSYRIAMMDRSLGSPSWSTLSPGSLDESPSFAPNASMVLYAAREGGRGVLYAVSADARVRQRLVLADGDVREPAWGPYRTAH, encoded by the coding sequence ATGAAAAAACCGCTGCGTTGGCTAGCTGCCCTGACCGCCCTGTTGTTGCCGCTGAGCGCACTCGCGCAACAGCAAGGGCTCACCATCGACATCGTGGGCGGTAGCGCCTCGGCGACGCCGATCACCGTGGTCCCCATGCCCTACCAGGGCTCGGGCACCGCGCCGCAGACGGATGTGTCGGCCGTCGTCGGTGCCGACCTGGATCGCTCCGGGCAATTCCGCACGTTGCCAGTTGCGCAGATCGTCGAAAAGCCGACCCGCGGCACCGAGGTGCAGTTCCAGACCTGGCGCACCCTCAAGCAGAACTACATCGTCGTCGGCCGCGTGATGGATGCGGGCGAGGGCGCGTACCGCGTCGAGTACGAACTGTTCGACGTGGCCAAGGGCGAGCGCATGCTCGGTCTGGCGATGACCGCGCGCGCCAATGCGATGCGCGACGTCTCGCACCAGATGGCCGATGCGATCTATGAAAAAATCACCGGCGTGCGTGGCGCGTTCTGGACCCGGATCGCCTACGTGACCGCCAGCGGCAAGGGCGGCGCGATGCGTTATGCGCTGATGGTGGCCGACTCCGATGGCTACAACCCGCAGACCATCGTGCGCTCGGCCGAGCCCTTGCTGTCGCCGAACTGGAGCCCGGACGGCAAGAAGCTGGCCTATGTGAGTTTCGAGCGCGGCAATTCATCGATCTACCTGCAGGACATCGCCACCGGCGCACGTGAGCTGGTGTCCAGCTTCCGCGGCATCAACGGTGCACCGTCGTTCTCGCCGGACGGTCGCCGGCTTGCCCTGGCGCTGTCGCGCAGCGGCAACCCCGAGATCTACGTGATGGACCTGGGCAGCAAGCAGCTGACCCAGCTGACCAACCACTTCGGCATCGACACCGAGCCGACCTGGGCGCCGGATGGCGGCAGCATCTATTTCACCTCCGATCGTGGCGGCCGTCCCCAGATCTACCAGGTGGCTGCCAGCGGCGGCAGCGCCAACCGCGTGACCTTTCAGGGCAATTACAACGCGACCGCCAGTGTCTCGTTCGACGGCAAGAAGATTGCTGTTGCGCAGGGCAGCGGCAACAGCTACCGCATTGCGATGATGGATCGCAGCCTGGGTTCGCCTAGCTGGAGCACGCTGTCGCCGGGTTCGCTGGACGAATCGCCGAGCTTCGCGCCCAACGCCAGCATGGTGTTGTACGCCGCGCGTGAGGGTGGCCGGGGTGTGCTTTACGCCGTATCCGCCGACGCTCGGGTCCGCCAGCGTCTGGTTCTGGCCGATGGTGATGTGAGAGAACCCGCTTGGGGGCCTTACCGAACCGCGCATTAA
- the tolA gene encoding cell envelope integrity protein TolA, protein MHADALPTQGAREDGWLRPVMLALVVHILVALVFIAGWLWSPERSVEPAAGDPSMEASLDVSAAEARVARQALKATPVEAPPPPAPLPEPAPEDSVPPPQPIPEPHPQDAPTPQQAQAQERVAQPDKVDQDKVDALAISAEKAKAEQEAKRRQEQIDLTERKRQEEAEQKLRLAKQQEEADAKKKQAAAEQAADAERQKKIADIRRQREQATKEAALAEQKLRQVAAARAQQASAAAATSAQPTAGQGGTSTDLSAKYAAAIQQKVLAQWVRPPSVPPGQKCTINIRQLPGGSVMEAKVAPGCPYDEAGQRSIEAAVLSAQPLPYRGFESVFQRNLTFVFTAQDQ, encoded by the coding sequence ATGCACGCTGACGCACTCCCCACCCAGGGCGCGCGCGAGGATGGCTGGCTGCGACCGGTCATGCTGGCCTTGGTCGTGCATATTCTGGTCGCGCTGGTGTTCATTGCCGGCTGGCTGTGGTCGCCCGAACGCTCGGTCGAACCGGCCGCGGGCGACCCGAGCATGGAAGCCTCGCTGGACGTCTCCGCCGCCGAGGCGCGTGTCGCCCGTCAGGCGCTGAAGGCCACCCCGGTGGAAGCGCCGCCGCCGCCGGCACCGTTGCCCGAGCCCGCCCCGGAAGACAGCGTGCCGCCACCGCAGCCGATTCCCGAGCCGCACCCGCAGGATGCGCCCACCCCGCAGCAGGCGCAGGCGCAGGAGCGCGTGGCCCAGCCGGACAAGGTCGACCAGGACAAGGTCGATGCATTGGCCATTTCCGCTGAAAAGGCCAAGGCGGAACAGGAAGCCAAGCGTCGCCAGGAGCAGATCGACCTGACCGAGCGCAAGCGTCAGGAAGAGGCCGAGCAGAAGCTGCGCCTGGCCAAGCAGCAGGAAGAAGCCGACGCCAAGAAGAAGCAGGCCGCTGCCGAGCAGGCTGCAGACGCCGAGCGCCAGAAGAAGATCGCCGACATCCGCCGGCAGCGCGAACAGGCCACCAAGGAAGCCGCGCTGGCCGAGCAAAAGTTGCGCCAGGTGGCCGCTGCGCGCGCCCAGCAGGCCTCTGCCGCTGCGGCGACCAGCGCGCAGCCCACGGCAGGGCAGGGCGGCACCAGTACCGACCTGTCGGCCAAGTACGCCGCCGCGATCCAGCAAAAGGTGCTGGCGCAGTGGGTGCGCCCGCCATCGGTGCCGCCGGGGCAGAAGTGCACCATCAACATTCGTCAGCTGCCCGGTGGCAGCGTGATGGAGGCCAAGGTCGCGCCGGGTTGCCCGTACGACGAGGCCGGCCAGCGTTCGATCGAGGCTGCGGTGTTGAGCGCACAACCATTGCCGTATCGCGGCTTCGAGTCGGTGTTCCAGCGCAATCTGACCTTCGTGTTCACTGCTCAGGATCAGTAA
- the tolR gene encoding protein TolR has product MISGISRRKKRKLKSDINVVPYIDVMLVLLIIFMVTAPLLTLSTDVSLPSSRAKALESKQDPIVVVVAADGQLALQLPKGKPQAMDVNALQAQLAAIVAQDKDARVVVAGDRAAPYQKIMDAIDVLKQAKVEKVGLISDSGGTAGSDAR; this is encoded by the coding sequence ATGATCTCCGGTATTTCCCGCCGCAAGAAGCGCAAGCTCAAATCCGACATCAACGTCGTGCCGTACATCGACGTGATGCTGGTGCTGCTGATCATCTTCATGGTGACCGCGCCGCTGTTGACCCTGAGCACCGACGTCAGCCTGCCGAGCTCGCGCGCCAAGGCGCTGGAGAGCAAGCAGGACCCGATCGTGGTGGTGGTCGCGGCCGATGGCCAACTGGCCTTGCAGCTGCCAAAGGGCAAGCCGCAGGCCATGGACGTCAATGCGTTGCAGGCGCAGCTGGCTGCCATCGTGGCGCAGGACAAGGATGCGCGCGTGGTCGTGGCCGGCGATCGCGCCGCGCCGTATCAAAAGATCATGGATGCCATTGACGTGCTCAAGCAGGCCAAGGTCGAGAAGGTCGGCCTGATCTCCGACTCCGGCGGCACCGCAGGCAGCGATGCACGCTGA
- the tolQ gene encoding protein TolQ: MSIALLLALQDTVVEALPQEVTAAAAQTATAAHNSSINYVDLILRASIPVKIIVLLLLIGSFISWVIIFRKARAFKQANREADEFENRFWSGADLAKLYASATDRNRTVGGLESMFESGFREFSRLRDRRRLDARVQLEGAQRAMRTAFTREVDQLERNLELLANIGSTAPYVGLVGTVFGIMVTMHDMVSSGEQAGIAAVAPGISEALFATAIGLFVAIPAVWAYNRFTTRVERLSVRYETFADEFSSILQRQAGADE; encoded by the coding sequence ATGTCGATTGCATTGCTCCTGGCCCTGCAGGACACGGTAGTGGAAGCACTACCGCAGGAAGTCACCGCGGCCGCGGCGCAAACCGCCACGGCGGCGCACAACAGCAGCATCAACTATGTGGACCTGATCCTGCGGGCCAGCATCCCGGTCAAGATCATCGTGCTGTTGCTGCTGATCGGCTCGTTCATCAGCTGGGTGATCATTTTCCGCAAGGCGCGTGCGTTCAAGCAGGCCAACCGCGAGGCCGACGAGTTCGAAAACCGCTTCTGGTCCGGCGCCGATCTGGCCAAGCTGTACGCCTCGGCGACCGACCGCAACCGCACCGTCGGTGGGTTGGAATCGATGTTCGAAAGCGGGTTCCGCGAGTTTTCGCGGCTGCGCGATCGCCGTCGCCTGGATGCGCGGGTGCAGCTCGAAGGTGCACAGCGCGCCATGCGCACCGCCTTCACCCGTGAGGTCGATCAGCTGGAGCGCAATCTCGAATTGCTGGCCAACATCGGTTCCACCGCGCCATACGTCGGCCTGGTCGGCACCGTGTTCGGCATCATGGTGACCATGCACGACATGGTCAGCAGCGGCGAGCAGGCCGGTATCGCTGCGGTCGCACCCGGTATTTCCGAAGCGCTGTTCGCCACCGCCATCGGCCTGTTCGTGGCGATTCCGGCGGTGTGGGCCTACAACCGCTTCACCACCCGCGTGGAACGGCTGTCGGTGCGTTACGAAACCTTCGCCGACGAGTTCAGCTCCATCCTGCAGCGCCAGGCTGGCGCGGACGAGTGA
- the ybgC gene encoding tol-pal system-associated acyl-CoA thioesterase, producing MTTESRFPNPQSPPVFSWPTRVYWEDTDAGGVVYHARYVAFMERARTEWMRAAGYGQDLMRQDHGLVFAVRSMQLDFLKPARLDDALSVSAVLLKCRRASLLFAQSVRREGEVLLTAEVRIAALGTSDFRPRGMDDALYDVLKALETPDSDY from the coding sequence ATGACCACCGAATCACGATTCCCGAATCCCCAATCCCCGCCTGTATTCAGTTGGCCGACACGCGTGTACTGGGAAGATACCGACGCCGGCGGGGTGGTCTACCACGCGCGCTACGTCGCCTTCATGGAACGTGCGCGCACAGAGTGGATGCGCGCGGCCGGCTACGGGCAGGATCTGATGCGCCAGGACCACGGTCTGGTGTTTGCGGTCCGCTCGATGCAACTGGATTTCCTCAAGCCGGCCCGGCTCGACGACGCGCTGTCAGTGTCGGCGGTCCTGCTGAAATGCAGGCGGGCCAGCCTGCTGTTTGCGCAGTCTGTCCGTCGCGAGGGCGAAGTGCTGTTGACTGCCGAGGTGCGCATCGCCGCACTCGGCACCAGCGACTTTCGCCCGCGCGGCATGGACGATGCGCTGTACGACGTGTTGAAAGCTCTAGAAACCCCAGATTCCGATTACTGA
- the ruvB gene encoding Holliday junction branch migration DNA helicase RuvB → MTEQRIIASSATREDDAADASIRPKRLADYLGQQPVREQMEIYIQAAKARGEAMDHVLIFGPPGLGKTTLSHVIANELGVNLRSTSGPVIEKAGDLAALLTNLQPHDVLFIDEIHRLSPVVEEVLYPAMEDFQIDIMIGDGPAARSIKIDLPPFTLIGATTRAGLLTAPLRDRFGIVQRLEFYSPAELTRIVIRSAAILGIDCTPEGAAEIARRARGTPRIANRLLRRVRDFAQVKAAGHIDLPVAQAAMQMLKVDPEGFDELDRRMLRTIVEHFDGGPVGVESLAASLSEERGTLEDVIEPYLIQQGFLIRTARGRMVTPKAYLHLGLKPPRDRAPGIGEPGDLF, encoded by the coding sequence ATGACCGAACAGCGCATCATCGCCAGCAGCGCCACCCGCGAAGACGATGCCGCCGATGCGAGCATCCGCCCCAAGCGCCTGGCCGATTATCTCGGCCAGCAGCCGGTGCGCGAGCAGATGGAGATCTACATCCAGGCCGCCAAGGCGCGCGGCGAAGCGATGGATCACGTGCTGATCTTCGGCCCGCCCGGCCTGGGCAAGACCACGCTCAGCCACGTCATCGCCAACGAGTTGGGCGTCAATCTGCGCTCCACCTCCGGACCGGTGATCGAAAAGGCCGGCGATCTGGCCGCGCTGCTGACCAACCTGCAACCGCACGATGTGCTGTTCATCGACGAGATCCATCGCCTCTCGCCGGTGGTGGAAGAAGTGCTGTATCCGGCGATGGAAGACTTCCAGATCGACATCATGATCGGCGACGGCCCGGCCGCACGCTCGATCAAGATCGATTTGCCGCCGTTCACGCTGATCGGCGCCACCACCCGTGCCGGCCTGCTGACCGCGCCGCTGCGCGACCGCTTCGGCATCGTGCAGCGGCTGGAGTTCTATTCGCCTGCAGAGCTCACCCGCATCGTGATCCGCTCGGCCGCGATCCTGGGGATCGACTGCACGCCCGAAGGTGCGGCCGAGATCGCGCGTCGCGCGCGTGGCACCCCGCGTATCGCCAACCGGCTGCTGCGCCGCGTGCGCGACTTTGCGCAGGTCAAGGCGGCGGGGCACATCGATCTGCCGGTGGCGCAGGCCGCCATGCAGATGCTGAAAGTGGATCCGGAGGGCTTTGACGAGCTCGACCGCCGCATGCTGCGCACCATCGTCGAACATTTCGACGGCGGCCCGGTGGGCGTGGAATCCCTGGCCGCTTCGCTGTCGGAAGAGCGCGGCACGCTGGAAGACGTGATCGAGCCCTATCTGATCCAGCAGGGTTTTCTGATCCGCACCGCGCGCGGCCGCATGGTCACCCCCAAGGCCTACCTGCACCTGGGCCTGAAGCCGCCACGCGATCGTGCCCCGGGCATCGGCGAGCCGGGAGACCTGTTCTGA
- a CDS encoding SMI1/KNR4 family protein — MAALKWMVYGRSPSLDTFWDEALNLGRVPATDAAIAAAQARLGVRLPAWLCELYARYDGGAVQMARGQSLEEPDNWLKAEWLIPRARLLGSAELFSFAEVRAREEYRDDAFAGLAAGGNDRHLIVIAADDRSPSRALCLDYSASDAEPTMVYVDAGDNRRLAVYANVDELLAQLVDVHYWSPALQARHDAEVVQWQPQPPAFTTFWSGAGNRNDGRAAADADALAAAEARLGVRLPALFKRLYSVQDGGDTGWCWVPRTRFPSEHYVDWECVLVDRYLTPLASIGSVLDLAAAFEDPDDFRAAACLHAGLDQVLVLSCHNVDSLLCLDYRAHGPQCEPEVVYFELWEQLLPTWRAPSFDAFFSVLRQAELDF; from the coding sequence GTGGCCGCGCTCAAGTGGATGGTCTACGGGCGCTCGCCGAGCCTGGATACCTTCTGGGATGAAGCGCTCAACCTCGGGCGCGTGCCGGCCACCGATGCAGCGATCGCTGCGGCGCAAGCGCGGCTCGGTGTCCGCCTGCCGGCCTGGCTGTGCGAGTTGTACGCACGCTACGACGGCGGCGCGGTGCAGATGGCGCGTGGTCAGTCGCTCGAAGAGCCGGACAACTGGCTCAAGGCCGAATGGCTGATCCCGCGTGCACGCCTGCTTGGCAGCGCGGAGCTGTTTTCTTTCGCCGAGGTCCGTGCTCGCGAGGAGTACCGCGACGACGCGTTTGCCGGTCTTGCTGCCGGTGGCAATGATCGCCATCTGATCGTCATCGCCGCCGATGACCGTTCGCCAAGCCGGGCGCTGTGCCTGGACTATTCGGCATCGGATGCCGAGCCCACCATGGTCTACGTCGATGCAGGCGACAATCGCCGGCTGGCGGTGTACGCCAACGTGGACGAGCTGCTGGCGCAGTTGGTCGATGTCCACTATTGGTCGCCCGCATTGCAGGCCAGGCACGACGCAGAGGTGGTGCAGTGGCAGCCGCAGCCGCCCGCGTTTACCACGTTCTGGAGCGGCGCCGGGAACCGGAACGACGGCAGAGCCGCGGCGGACGCCGATGCCTTGGCTGCCGCCGAAGCACGCCTGGGCGTGCGCCTGCCGGCATTGTTCAAGCGTCTCTACAGTGTCCAGGACGGCGGAGATACCGGCTGGTGCTGGGTGCCGCGTACCCGTTTTCCGTCCGAGCATTACGTGGATTGGGAATGCGTGCTGGTGGATCGCTACCTGACGCCGTTGGCGAGCATCGGCAGCGTGCTGGATCTGGCTGCTGCGTTCGAAGACCCGGACGACTTCCGCGCTGCGGCGTGCCTGCATGCCGGTCTGGATCAGGTCCTGGTGCTGTCGTGCCACAACGTGGATAGCCTGTTGTGCCTGGACTACCGCGCACACGGCCCGCAATGCGAGCCGGAGGTGGTCTATTTCGAGCTTTGGGAGCAACTGCTGCCCACCTGGCGCGCGCCGAGCTTCGATGCGTTCTTCAGCGTGCTGCGGCAGGCCGAGCTTGATTTCTAG